A single region of the Streptomyces sp. NBC_00425 genome encodes:
- a CDS encoding TerD family protein, whose amino-acid sequence MGVTLAKGGNVSLSKAAPNLTQVMVGLGWDARSTTGAAFDLDASALLCTGGRVMGDEWFVFYNQLQSPDGSVEHTGDNLTGEGEGDDESLIVNLLKVPPQCDKIVFPVSIHMADERGQTFGQVSNAFIRVVNQADGQELARYDLSEDAGTETAMIFGELYRYQGEWKFRAVGQGYASGLRGIALDFGVNVS is encoded by the coding sequence ATGGGCGTCACGCTCGCCAAGGGGGGCAACGTCTCCCTGTCCAAGGCCGCGCCGAACCTCACTCAGGTGATGGTCGGACTCGGCTGGGACGCGCGCTCCACCACCGGAGCCGCCTTCGACCTGGACGCCAGCGCCCTGCTGTGCACCGGCGGGCGGGTCATGGGGGACGAGTGGTTCGTCTTCTACAACCAGCTCCAGAGCCCGGACGGCTCGGTGGAGCACACCGGCGACAACCTGACCGGCGAGGGCGAGGGCGACGACGAGTCGCTGATCGTGAACCTCCTCAAGGTGCCGCCGCAGTGCGACAAGATCGTCTTCCCGGTCTCCATCCACATGGCCGATGAGCGGGGCCAGACCTTCGGTCAGGTCTCCAACGCGTTCATCCGCGTCGTCAACCAGGCCGACGGCCAGGAGCTCGCCCGATACGACCTCAGCGAGGACGCCGGCACGGAGACCGCGATGATCTTCGGCGAGCTGTACCGGTACCAGGGCGAATGGAAGTTCAGGGCCGTGGGACAGGGGTACGCGTCGGGTCTGCGGGGCATCGCGCTCGACTTCGGGGTGAACGTCTCCTAG
- a CDS encoding TerD family protein: protein MGVSLSKGGNVSLTKEAPGLTAVIVGLGWDVRTTTGTDFDLDASALLVNNAGKVASDANFVFFNNLKSPDGSVEHTGDNTTGEGEGDDEAIKVNLATVPADVDKIVFPVSIYDAENRQQSFGQVRNAFIRVVNQAGGAEIARYDLSEDASTETAMVFGELYRHGAEWKFRAIGQGYASGLRGIAQDFGVNV, encoded by the coding sequence GTGGGAGTCAGCCTCAGCAAGGGCGGCAACGTATCGCTGACCAAGGAGGCCCCGGGCCTGACCGCGGTCATCGTCGGTCTGGGGTGGGACGTCCGCACCACGACCGGCACCGACTTCGACCTGGACGCCAGTGCGCTGCTGGTGAACAACGCCGGCAAGGTCGCCAGCGACGCCAACTTCGTCTTCTTCAACAACCTGAAGAGCCCCGACGGCTCGGTCGAGCACACCGGTGACAACACCACCGGTGAGGGCGAGGGCGACGACGAGGCGATCAAGGTCAACCTCGCCACGGTCCCGGCCGACGTCGACAAGATCGTCTTCCCGGTGTCGATCTACGACGCGGAGAACCGCCAGCAGTCCTTCGGCCAGGTCCGCAACGCGTTCATCCGCGTCGTGAACCAGGCCGGCGGCGCCGAGATCGCCCGCTACGACCTCAGCGAGGACGCGAGCACGGAGACCGCGATGGTCTTCGGCGAGCTGTACCGGCACGGCGCGGAGTGGAAGTTCCGTGCCATCGGCCAGGGGTACGCCTCGGGTCTGCGCGGCATCGCGCAGGACTTCGGCGTCAACGTCTGA
- the aceE gene encoding pyruvate dehydrogenase (acetyl-transferring), homodimeric type, with amino-acid sequence MASGSDRNPIIIGGLPSQVPDFDPEETQEWLDSLDAAIDERGRERARYLMLRLIERAREKRVAVPEMRSTDYVNTIPTRAEPFFPGNEEIERKILNATRWNAAVMVSRAQRPGIGVGGHIATFASSASLYDVGFNHFFRGKDEGDGGDQVFFQGHASPGIYARAFLLDRLSEDNLDGFRQEKSKAPHGLSSYPHPRLMPDFWEFPTVSMGLGPIGAIYQARMNRYMHARGIADTSKSRVWAFLGDGEMDEPESLGQLTIAAREGLDNLTFVVNCNLQRLDGPVRGNGKVIQELESVFRGAGWNVIKLIWDRSWDPLLAQDRDGTLVNRMNTTPDGQFQTYATESGSYIRDHFFGDDHRLRAMVEGMTDDQILHLGRGGHDHRKIYAAFKAAVEHTGQPTVILAKTVKGWTLGPNFEGRNATHQMKKLTVADLKGFRDRLHLPISDKELEGGVPPYFHPGRNSEEIQYMHDRRKSCGGYVPTRVVRSKPLALPDDKTYASVKKGSGQQSIATTMAFVRLLKDLMRDKELGKRFVLIAPDEYRTFGMDSFFPSAKIYNPLGQQYESVDRELLLAYKESPTGQMLHDGISEAGCTASLIAAGSAYATHGEPLIPVYVFYSMFGFQRTGDQFWQMADQLARGFVLGATAGRTTLTGEGLQHADGHSQLLASTNPGCVAYDPAYGFEIAHIVQDGLRRMYGSSAEHPHGEDVFYYLTVYNEPIQHPAEPANVDAEGILKGIHRFSEGTSGSIPAQIIASGVAVPWAVQAQKILAEDWNVKADVWSATSWNELRREAVEVERHNLLHPEEEQQVPYVTRKLSGAEGPFVAVSDWMRSVPDQIARWVPGTYQSLGADGFGFADTRGAARRFFHIDAESVVVAVLTELAREGKVDRSLLKQAIDRYQLLDVSAADPGAAGGDA; translated from the coding sequence GTGGCTTCCGGATCCGATCGCAACCCGATCATCATTGGCGGCCTTCCGAGTCAGGTTCCTGACTTCGATCCCGAGGAAACCCAGGAGTGGCTCGACTCCCTCGACGCCGCGATCGACGAGCGCGGCCGGGAGCGGGCCCGCTATCTCATGCTGCGCCTGATCGAGCGAGCGCGCGAGAAGCGCGTGGCCGTGCCCGAGATGCGCAGCACGGACTACGTCAACACCATCCCCACCAGGGCCGAGCCGTTCTTCCCGGGCAACGAGGAGATCGAGCGCAAGATCCTCAACGCGACCCGCTGGAACGCGGCCGTGATGGTGTCCAGAGCCCAGCGGCCGGGCATCGGCGTGGGCGGCCACATCGCCACCTTCGCCTCCTCGGCGTCCCTCTACGACGTCGGCTTCAACCACTTCTTCCGCGGCAAGGACGAGGGCGACGGCGGCGACCAGGTCTTCTTCCAGGGCCACGCCTCGCCGGGCATCTACGCGCGCGCGTTCCTGCTCGACCGGCTCAGCGAGGACAACCTCGACGGTTTCCGCCAGGAGAAGTCGAAGGCGCCGCACGGGCTGTCCTCGTATCCGCACCCGCGTCTGATGCCAGACTTCTGGGAGTTCCCGACGGTGTCGATGGGCCTCGGCCCGATCGGCGCGATCTACCAGGCGCGGATGAACCGCTACATGCACGCGCGCGGGATCGCCGACACGTCGAAGTCGCGCGTGTGGGCGTTCCTCGGGGACGGCGAGATGGACGAGCCGGAGTCGCTCGGCCAGCTGACGATCGCCGCACGTGAGGGCCTGGACAACCTGACCTTCGTGGTCAACTGCAACCTCCAGCGGCTCGACGGGCCGGTGCGCGGCAACGGCAAGGTCATCCAGGAGCTGGAGTCGGTCTTCCGGGGCGCCGGCTGGAACGTGATCAAGCTGATCTGGGACCGGTCGTGGGACCCGCTGCTCGCCCAGGACCGCGACGGCACCCTCGTCAACCGGATGAACACCACGCCGGACGGTCAGTTCCAGACGTACGCCACCGAGTCCGGCTCCTACATCCGGGACCACTTCTTCGGCGACGACCACCGGCTGCGCGCGATGGTCGAGGGCATGACCGACGACCAGATCCTGCACCTGGGCCGCGGCGGTCACGACCACCGGAAGATCTACGCGGCGTTCAAGGCGGCCGTGGAGCACACCGGTCAGCCGACGGTCATCCTCGCCAAGACGGTCAAGGGCTGGACGCTGGGCCCGAACTTCGAGGGCCGCAACGCCACGCACCAGATGAAGAAGCTGACGGTCGCCGACCTGAAGGGCTTCCGCGACCGGCTGCACCTGCCGATCTCCGACAAGGAGCTGGAAGGCGGCGTGCCGCCGTACTTCCACCCCGGCCGGAACTCGGAGGAGATCCAGTACATGCACGACCGCCGCAAGAGCTGCGGCGGCTACGTCCCGACCCGCGTGGTGCGCTCGAAGCCGCTCGCGCTGCCGGACGACAAGACGTACGCGAGCGTGAAGAAGGGCTCGGGTCAGCAGTCCATCGCGACGACCATGGCCTTTGTGCGGCTCCTCAAGGACCTCATGCGGGACAAGGAGCTCGGCAAGCGGTTCGTGCTGATCGCGCCGGACGAGTACCGCACCTTCGGCATGGACTCGTTCTTCCCGAGTGCGAAGATCTACAACCCGCTCGGCCAGCAGTACGAGTCGGTCGACCGCGAGCTGCTGCTGGCGTACAAGGAGTCGCCGACGGGTCAGATGCTGCACGACGGCATCTCCGAGGCGGGCTGCACGGCCTCCCTGATCGCGGCGGGATCGGCCTACGCCACACACGGCGAGCCGCTCATCCCGGTCTACGTCTTCTACTCGATGTTCGGTTTCCAGCGCACCGGCGACCAGTTCTGGCAGATGGCGGACCAGTTGGCGCGCGGTTTCGTCCTGGGGGCGACCGCCGGGCGTACGACCCTGACCGGTGAGGGACTCCAGCACGCGGACGGCCACTCGCAGCTGCTCGCCTCGACCAACCCGGGCTGCGTCGCCTACGACCCGGCCTACGGTTTCGAGATCGCGCACATCGTGCAGGACGGGCTCCGCCGGATGTACGGCAGCTCGGCCGAGCACCCGCACGGCGAGGACGTCTTCTACTACCTCACCGTCTACAACGAGCCCATCCAGCACCCCGCCGAGCCGGCGAACGTGGACGCCGAGGGCATCCTCAAGGGCATCCACCGCTTCAGCGAGGGCACCTCGGGGTCGATCCCGGCGCAGATCATCGCGTCCGGGGTGGCCGTCCCGTGGGCGGTCCAGGCGCAGAAGATCCTCGCCGAGGACTGGAACGTCAAGGCCGACGTCTGGTCCGCGACCTCATGGAACGAGCTGCGGCGCGAAGCCGTCGAGGTCGAGCGGCACAACCTGCTGCACCCCGAGGAGGAGCAGCAGGTGCCGTACGTGACGCGCAAGCTCTCCGGGGCCGAAGGGCCGTTCGTGGCCGTCTCGGACTGGATGCGGTCGGTGCCGGACCAGATCGCCCGCTGGGTGCCGGGCACCTACCAGTCGCTGGGCGCGGACGGCTTCGGCTTCGCCGACACCCGCGGGGCGGCGCGCCGCTTCTTCCACATCGACGCCGAGTCGGTGGTGGTGGCGGTGCTGACCGAGCTGGCACGGGAGGGCAAGGTCGACCGGTCGCTGCTGAAGCAGGCCATCGACCGGTACCAGCTGCTGGACGTCTCCGCGGCGGATCCGGGGGCCGCCGGGGGCGACGCGTAG
- a CDS encoding DUF3052 domain-containing protein, translating to MSATADHAEERTSPAVRLGFQPEQVVQEIGYDDDVDQELRESIEEVIGSDLVDEDYDDVADAVVLWFRDDDGDLTDALVDATTYIEEGGSILLLTPKTGRTGYVEPSDISEAATTAGLSASKSVSVGKDWSGSRLVTPKAAKSKK from the coding sequence GTGAGCGCGACCGCGGACCACGCGGAGGAGCGGACCAGCCCTGCCGTCAGGCTGGGTTTCCAGCCCGAGCAGGTGGTCCAGGAGATCGGCTACGACGACGACGTCGACCAGGAGCTCCGCGAGTCCATCGAGGAAGTCATCGGCAGCGATCTGGTGGACGAGGACTACGACGACGTCGCCGACGCCGTGGTGCTCTGGTTCCGCGACGATGACGGAGACCTGACGGATGCGCTGGTGGACGCCACCACGTACATCGAGGAAGGCGGGTCGATCCTCCTCCTGACGCCGAAGACCGGCCGTACGGGATACGTGGAGCCGAGCGACATCTCCGAAGCCGCGACGACTGCGGGTCTGTCGGCCAGCAAGAGCGTCAGCGTCGGCAAGGACTGGAGCGGCAGCCGGCTGGTGACGCCCAAGGCGGCCAAGTCCAAGAAGTGA
- a CDS encoding peroxiredoxin — MAIQVGDKAPDFELKDNHGRAVRLSDFRGDKNVVLLFYPFAFTGVCTGELCEVRDHLPQFADRDTQVLAVSNDSIHTLRVFAEQEGLEYPLLSDFWPHGEVSRAYGVFAEDKGCAVRGTFVIDKEGVVRWTVVNALPDARDLGEYVKALDTL, encoded by the coding sequence ATGGCGATCCAGGTCGGCGACAAGGCCCCCGACTTCGAGCTCAAGGACAACCACGGCCGGGCCGTGAGGCTCTCCGACTTCCGGGGCGACAAGAACGTCGTCCTGCTCTTCTACCCCTTCGCCTTCACCGGTGTGTGCACCGGGGAACTGTGCGAGGTGCGCGACCACCTGCCGCAGTTCGCCGACCGCGACACCCAGGTGCTCGCCGTGTCCAACGACTCGATCCACACCCTGCGCGTCTTCGCCGAGCAGGAGGGCCTGGAGTACCCGCTGCTGAGCGACTTCTGGCCGCACGGCGAGGTGTCCCGTGCCTACGGCGTCTTCGCCGAGGACAAGGGCTGCGCGGTGCGCGGCACCTTCGTCATCGACAAGGAGGGCGTCGTGCGCTGGACGGTCGTCAACGCCCTGCCGGACGCCCGCGACCTCGGCGAGTACGTCAAGGCGCTCGACACCCTGTGA